One segment of Ureibacillus thermophilus DNA contains the following:
- a CDS encoding LamB/YcsF family protein has translation MKTIDLNCDIGEDFGRYTLANQKEILQYVTSCNIACGFHAGDPSVMRETVKIAVENGVKIGAHPGLPDLVGFGRREMAITYQEAYDMVVYQVGALQAFLTIEGEKMQHVKPHGALYNMAAKDPEIAEAIAKAIFDISPDLILFGLASSELTKAGEKLGLRTAHEVFADRTYQQDGTLTPRKQPKAMITDQSEAAQQVIRMVKEGKVKSCQGVDVLLRADTVCIHGDGDHAVEFAKFIKQQLQNHDIEVKAFI, from the coding sequence GTGAAAACAATCGATTTAAACTGCGACATCGGGGAGGATTTTGGAAGATATACCCTTGCCAACCAAAAAGAGATTTTGCAATATGTCACTTCTTGCAATATTGCCTGTGGCTTTCACGCAGGGGATCCATCTGTTATGAGAGAAACGGTCAAAATCGCCGTTGAAAATGGAGTCAAAATCGGCGCACACCCTGGGCTTCCGGACTTGGTTGGATTTGGGCGAAGGGAAATGGCGATTACTTATCAAGAGGCGTATGATATGGTTGTCTATCAGGTAGGCGCTTTGCAAGCCTTTTTAACAATAGAAGGAGAAAAGATGCAGCATGTGAAACCCCATGGAGCTCTTTATAATATGGCAGCAAAAGACCCGGAAATTGCAGAAGCCATTGCAAAAGCCATCTTTGACATTTCCCCTGATTTGATTCTTTTTGGTCTTGCATCAAGCGAGCTGACAAAAGCCGGTGAGAAATTGGGACTTCGCACGGCCCATGAAGTTTTTGCCGATCGGACATATCAACAAGACGGCACATTAACTCCTCGAAAGCAGCCGAAGGCAATGATTACAGACCAATCTGAAGCAGCCCAACAAGTGATTCGAATGGTGAAAGAAGGAAAAGTCAAATCATGCCAAGGGGTGGATGTACTGTTGCGGGCCGATACGGTATGCATTCATGGCGATGGAGATCATGCAGTGGAATTTGCAAAATTTATAAAACAACAGTTGCAAAATCATGATATTGAAGTAAAAGCCTTCATATAA
- a CDS encoding IS1182 family transposase has translation LFEQIFYRILKEAMNKGLVDASVAFIDSTHVKASANKKKFDKKIVRAETKSYQAQLELEINQDRENHGKKPFPPKENEETKEIKVSTTDPDSGYYVKDEREKMFAYSFHTACDAKGFVLATKVTGANIHDSQVFGQLLEQVIEKVGKPTAVAVDAGYKTPANAKSLLDKEIRPVMPYTRPRTKDGFFKKYEYVYDEHYDCYICPNNQTLEYRTTTREGYRQYASKPEICKTCPFLEKCTQSKDHTKFIHRHIWEHYVEEVDHLRHTEINRNIYDKRKETIERVFADGKEKHGMRWTTLRGLEKLSMQAMLTFAAMNLKKMANWTWKRPCPA, from the coding sequence ATTTATTTGAACAGATTTTTTATCGTATTTTAAAAGAAGCGATGAATAAAGGATTAGTGGATGCATCTGTTGCCTTTATTGATTCAACACATGTCAAAGCGAGCGCCAATAAAAAGAAGTTCGATAAGAAAATTGTCCGGGCAGAAACAAAAAGCTATCAAGCGCAATTAGAGTTAGAGATTAACCAAGACCGTGAAAACCATGGAAAAAAGCCCTTTCCCCCGAAAGAGAATGAAGAAACCAAGGAAATAAAGGTCAGTACAACCGATCCTGATAGTGGCTATTACGTAAAAGATGAACGGGAAAAGATGTTTGCCTATTCTTTTCATACCGCCTGTGATGCAAAAGGCTTTGTCTTAGCTACCAAGGTAACGGGAGCGAATATTCATGATAGTCAGGTGTTTGGACAATTACTCGAACAAGTCATCGAAAAAGTAGGCAAACCAACTGCAGTAGCCGTAGATGCCGGATACAAAACCCCAGCGAATGCGAAAAGTCTATTGGATAAAGAGATTCGTCCAGTCATGCCATATACAAGGCCTAGAACAAAGGACGGTTTCTTTAAAAAGTATGAATATGTATACGATGAGCATTATGATTGTTACATCTGCCCAAACAACCAAACTCTTGAATACCGAACAACAACAAGAGAAGGATATCGACAGTACGCTTCGAAACCGGAAATATGTAAAACGTGCCCATTTTTAGAAAAGTGTACCCAAAGTAAAGATCACACTAAATTTATTCATCGCCACATTTGGGAGCACTATGTGGAAGAAGTCGACCACTTAAGACATACAGAAATCAATAGAAATATATATGATAAGCGCAAAGAAACGATTGAACGGGTCTTTGCCGATGGAAAAGAGAAGCATGGCATGCGATGGACAACTCTACGAGGACTGGAAAAATTGTCCATGCAGGCGATGCTTACTTTCGCTGCCATGAACTTAAAGAAAATGGCAAACTGGACATGGAAAAGACCATGTCCAGCCTAA
- the pxpB gene encoding 5-oxoprolinase subunit PxpB, with translation MAVQFKPLGECAVLVYFGSCISEEVHLSIKKFLFILEKEWCDGLIEVVPSYTNVCIYYDVLKVHQWEQAGHTPYEKIVAFLQTLLQKEVVLPKEKERLIEIPVCYGGSYGPDLRELARFHHLTEQQVIEIHSGKEYLVYMLGFAPGFAYLEGLDERIATPRKETPRLKIPSRSVGIAGKQTGIYPVETPGGWQIIGRTPLKLFLPEQYPPTLLQAGDRVRFVPITEEAFAEIEGERR, from the coding sequence ATGGCCGTACAATTTAAACCATTGGGAGAATGTGCTGTATTAGTCTATTTTGGCAGTTGTATATCGGAAGAAGTTCATCTATCAATAAAAAAGTTTCTTTTCATTCTTGAAAAGGAATGGTGTGATGGTCTGATTGAGGTAGTTCCAAGTTATACGAATGTTTGCATTTATTATGATGTCTTAAAAGTTCATCAATGGGAACAGGCCGGTCATACGCCTTATGAAAAAATCGTCGCCTTTCTCCAAACTTTGCTGCAAAAAGAGGTAGTTTTGCCAAAGGAAAAGGAGCGGCTCATTGAAATTCCCGTCTGCTACGGTGGAAGTTATGGGCCGGATTTACGGGAACTGGCGCGGTTTCATCATTTAACTGAACAACAAGTCATTGAAATTCATAGCGGAAAAGAATACTTAGTCTATATGCTGGGCTTTGCTCCGGGATTTGCTTATTTAGAGGGGCTGGATGAACGGATTGCAACGCCTCGCAAAGAAACGCCCCGCCTGAAAATACCATCGAGATCTGTCGGAATTGCAGGCAAACAAACCGGCATTTACCCCGTTGAAACCCCAGGCGGTTGGCAAATTATTGGGCGGACTCCTTTAAAACTATTTTTGCCAGAACAATATCCTCCTACTTTATTGCAGGCAGGGGACAGAGTTCGCTTTGTGCCGATTACGGAAGAAGCATTTGCGGAAATTGAAGGTGAAAGACGATGA
- a CDS encoding heme oxygenase: protein MYTVTNRIKVKKGFAKKMAPRFTQPGPLLTFKGFRKVEVLVSTQFEDYDEMSVVMYWDTLEDFQAWRESDAFKESHKRPAGGDGESPTIENLVVIAEVASTLENN from the coding sequence ATGTACACAGTGACAAATCGCATCAAAGTGAAAAAAGGATTCGCTAAAAAAATGGCGCCGCGTTTTACACAGCCAGGCCCATTATTAACATTTAAAGGCTTCCGCAAAGTAGAAGTATTAGTAAGCACTCAATTTGAAGATTATGATGAAATGAGCGTTGTCATGTATTGGGATACACTAGAAGATTTCCAAGCTTGGAGAGAAAGTGATGCATTTAAAGAATCCCATAAGCGTCCTGCTGGGGGCGATGGAGAAAGCCCTACAATTGAAAACCTTGTTGTGATTGCAGAAGTTGCTTCTACTTTAGAAAACAATTAA
- a CDS encoding biotin-dependent carboxyltransferase family protein: MTITIVKPGLFTSIQDLGRWGYQQYGVIVGGAMDRLLYRIGEMILDQTPSAALEFTLIGPTVKFNCDAVFCLTGANFHPLLNEMPCPMWKPVFAEKGSILKLSYCQKGARGYLHIKGGIRVEKVLDSFSTYSRARIGGFKGRPLAKEDELPILPSSPFSIGKWGIQPRNWLFWKEPVVIRIVESTEYDFFTDESKDSLVTSVFTITKEADRMGYRLEGEHPLLTKEPINLLSEAVTFGTIQIPPNGHPIILMADCQTTGGYPKIAQVVSVDLPKLAQLKPYEKICFQLVSLEEAQQLLVQQEKAFKLLELLCSKNDEESFKN; the protein is encoded by the coding sequence ATGACAATAACCATAGTAAAACCAGGATTATTCACTTCGATACAAGATTTAGGAAGATGGGGTTATCAGCAGTATGGCGTGATTGTCGGAGGGGCAATGGATAGGCTATTGTATAGAATTGGAGAAATGATTTTGGACCAAACACCTTCTGCAGCATTGGAATTTACTCTTATTGGCCCAACGGTGAAATTTAATTGTGATGCGGTATTTTGTTTAACAGGAGCCAATTTCCATCCACTTTTAAATGAAATGCCATGCCCTATGTGGAAACCTGTTTTTGCAGAAAAGGGCAGCATTTTAAAGTTATCTTATTGTCAAAAAGGGGCAAGGGGTTATTTGCATATAAAAGGCGGCATTAGGGTAGAAAAAGTATTAGATAGCTTCAGCACCTATAGCCGTGCGCGCATTGGCGGTTTTAAAGGACGGCCTCTCGCAAAAGAAGATGAACTTCCAATTTTGCCGTCATCGCCTTTCTCAATAGGAAAATGGGGAATTCAGCCGAGGAATTGGCTTTTTTGGAAGGAACCGGTTGTCATACGGATTGTGGAAAGCACAGAGTATGATTTTTTTACAGACGAAAGCAAAGATTCCCTCGTTACATCCGTTTTTACCATTACAAAAGAGGCCGATCGGATGGGCTATCGTTTAGAGGGAGAACATCCCCTTTTAACAAAAGAACCCATCAATTTATTATCTGAAGCGGTTACCTTTGGAACAATTCAAATTCCTCCAAATGGACATCCCATTATTTTAATGGCGGATTGCCAAACAACAGGGGGATATCCAAAAATCGCTCAAGTCGTTTCTGTTGATTTGCCAAAACTTGCTCAATTGAAGCCTTATGAAAAAATTTGCTTTCAGCTTGTTTCCCTAGAGGAAGCGCAGCAATTGCTCGTTCAGCAGGAAAAAGCATTCAAGCTGCTTGAATTGTTATGCTCAAAAAATGATGAAGAAAGTTTTAAAAATTGA
- a CDS encoding DHA2 family efflux MFS transporter permease subunit, which yields MVNKVSYNRNVIVSILLAASFVSLLNQTLLIVALPSIMEEFSISPSLAQWVTTGFMMANGVMIPITAFLIEKYSSKALLIFALGVFAIGTFIGAITPNFWLLIAARIIQAIGAGMLMPLMQTVIFSIYPVEKRGAAMGMSGLVVGFAPAIGPTLAGWIIDHFSWRFLFFTVLPFTLIVFILSIFLMKNVTTQHERKLDVLSVILSSFGWGGILYATSLVGSYGWASTNVILSIVIGSFSLIFFIRRQFKLQQPMLNFTVFQSKEFTLTTILSIVVFGLLIGIETILPIFVQKIQQGSALTSGVMLLPGAIITGAMSPVSGKLFDRFGIKGLAISGFGCIVLACVLYNFIDQNTPFVAVSIMFTIQMLGFALLSMPLMTAGINSLNRELIAHGTAMHNTIRTVGASIFTALLVTVMSAGNAQQVAGYEISNGIKTAFFVAFIFAFIGFILSFFLSKKKMPNT from the coding sequence ATGGTAAATAAAGTTTCATATAACCGCAATGTAATCGTCAGCATTTTGCTTGCGGCATCCTTTGTTTCTTTGCTGAACCAAACGCTTCTTATTGTGGCATTGCCGTCAATTATGGAGGAATTCTCCATCAGTCCATCACTTGCCCAATGGGTGACGACCGGGTTTATGATGGCCAATGGAGTGATGATTCCAATTACTGCATTTCTCATTGAAAAATATAGCAGTAAAGCATTATTAATTTTTGCCCTCGGCGTCTTTGCCATCGGTACATTCATCGGAGCCATAACCCCGAATTTCTGGCTACTCATAGCTGCCCGCATTATTCAGGCGATTGGTGCAGGAATGTTAATGCCGTTGATGCAAACAGTTATTTTCTCCATCTATCCTGTGGAAAAACGCGGGGCTGCCATGGGAATGAGCGGCCTTGTAGTTGGTTTTGCTCCAGCTATTGGACCGACTCTTGCAGGATGGATTATTGATCACTTTTCGTGGAGATTTTTATTCTTTACCGTCTTGCCATTTACGCTGATTGTGTTCATTCTTTCCATCTTTTTAATGAAAAATGTGACCACACAACATGAAAGAAAACTGGATGTATTGTCGGTGATATTGTCTTCCTTTGGTTGGGGCGGCATCCTTTATGCAACGAGTTTGGTAGGATCATATGGATGGGCAAGTACAAACGTGATTCTTTCCATCGTCATCGGTAGTTTTTCATTAATATTCTTCATCAGAAGACAATTTAAGCTGCAGCAGCCGATGTTGAATTTCACCGTGTTCCAATCCAAGGAATTTACGTTGACGACGATTCTTTCCATCGTTGTATTCGGGTTGCTGATCGGCATTGAAACCATCTTGCCTATTTTCGTACAGAAGATTCAACAAGGTTCTGCCCTCACTTCTGGGGTTATGCTTTTGCCGGGTGCCATCATCACAGGTGCCATGTCGCCGGTTTCAGGAAAATTATTTGACAGATTCGGAATAAAGGGATTAGCCATCAGCGGATTTGGTTGTATCGTATTGGCCTGCGTTTTGTATAACTTCATCGACCAAAATACTCCATTTGTTGCCGTGTCTATCATGTTTACAATCCAAATGCTCGGCTTTGCATTGCTTTCCATGCCGTTGATGACCGCTGGAATCAATTCATTGAACCGCGAATTGATTGCCCATGGTACGGCTATGCACAACACGATCCGGACAGTCGGCGCCTCCATCTTCACAGCGCTCCTTGTAACAGTGATGAGTGCTGGAAATGCTCAACAAGTAGCTGGCTATGAAATTTCAAACGGAATTAAAACGGCCTTCTTCGTAGCATTTATATTTGCATTCATTGGCTTCATCCTATCCTTCTTCCTTTCTAAGAAGAAAATGCCAAACACTTAA